The Pirellulimonas nuda genome includes a region encoding these proteins:
- the aroF gene encoding 3-deoxy-7-phosphoheptulonate synthase — MIIILRENATEAQVDHVVKRVETLGFQAHLSKGTYRTVIGVIGDEEKLLAAPLAAIPGVAKVVPVMPAFKLASREAHPQPTVVDVAGTKIGGGHLGMIAGPCAVESEERMNDIAAAIKAAGANLLRGGAYKPRTSPYAFQGLGEEGLKILRRVGDAHGLPVVTEAVDPRHVELVAEYADMIQLGARNMQNFVLLTEVGKTHKPVLLKRGMAATVKDLMMSAEYVVAQGTTDVVLCERGVKGFDNACRNMLDIAAVPQIQQISHLPVIVDPSHATGRPELIPACALAAVAAGADGVHIEVHNCPEEAMSDGPQALLPEQYAEVMGQMKKVAAAVGKTW, encoded by the coding sequence GTGATCATCATCCTCCGTGAAAACGCGACCGAAGCGCAGGTCGATCACGTCGTTAAGCGCGTCGAGACGCTCGGCTTCCAGGCCCACCTGAGCAAGGGCACCTACCGCACGGTGATCGGCGTGATCGGCGACGAAGAGAAGCTCCTCGCGGCGCCGCTGGCCGCGATCCCCGGGGTCGCCAAGGTGGTGCCGGTGATGCCGGCGTTCAAGCTGGCCAGCCGGGAGGCGCACCCCCAGCCGACCGTGGTCGACGTGGCGGGCACAAAGATCGGCGGCGGGCACTTGGGGATGATCGCGGGCCCCTGTGCGGTCGAGAGCGAAGAGCGGATGAACGACATCGCCGCGGCCATCAAGGCGGCCGGCGCGAACCTGCTCCGCGGCGGCGCCTACAAGCCGCGCACCAGCCCCTACGCGTTTCAGGGGTTGGGAGAAGAGGGGCTGAAGATCTTGCGCCGCGTCGGCGACGCCCACGGCCTGCCAGTGGTGACCGAAGCGGTCGATCCCCGGCACGTAGAGCTGGTGGCCGAGTACGCGGACATGATCCAGTTGGGCGCCCGCAACATGCAGAACTTTGTGTTGCTGACCGAGGTCGGCAAGACGCACAAGCCGGTGCTGCTCAAACGCGGCATGGCGGCCACCGTGAAGGACCTGATGATGAGCGCCGAGTACGTGGTGGCCCAGGGCACGACCGACGTGGTGCTGTGCGAGCGCGGCGTGAAGGGTTTTGACAACGCCTGCCGGAACATGCTCGACATCGCCGCGGTGCCGCAGATCCAGCAGATCTCGCACCTGCCGGTGATCGTCGACCCCAGCCACGCGACGGGCCGGCCGGAGCTGATCCCCGCCTGTGCCCTGGCGGCCGTGGCGGCGGGCGCCGACGGGGTGCACATCGAGGTGCACAACTGCCCCGAGGAGGCCATGTCGGACGGTCCCCAAGCGTTGCTGCCCGAGCAGTACGCGGAAGTGATGGGCCAGATGAAGAAGGTGGCGGCAGCGGTAGGAAAGACCTGGTAG
- a CDS encoding ABC transporter ATP-binding protein yields the protein MTRPRSSRSRFERFRQAYLSGDVKQYTHDKSDDQQQGRPESEERRRYMRQYLAWIWPHRGAVGLMMTLALMVSVLEVAQPLFLRYVVDDVLLKQGLTTAQRGMMLNVAGLVLLCVVVLDRVLDIWKNCQTRLLNMRVVMSLRRALFSRLLHLPLGQLTDMKTGGIISRLSGDIDRTTGLLQLAVISPGVSAVRLMIAIGILLAINWRLALTAMAIIPPALLISLWVARRIRPIYRSMRKENSEIDARVSETFGGIRVVRSFQREVRELSEFLTGRHTIARKELFAHRREIVLWSSWALLLAGVNVVIIWYGGFLQLAGRASVGDIMAFQWYTFMLLNPVWQIVNSFSELQRSLAGMERVFEVLESPIDMPDREDAREAPRHVDSIRFDHVTFAYTQGQPVLRDFDLDVPGGSVVALVGRSGAGKTTTTDLLARFQDPTEGRILLNGFDLRDLKLDSYRNLLGVVQQETFLFDGSVRDNIAYGRPHATDEEVLDAARQANAHSFITELPEGYESMIGERGVKLSGGQAQRLSIARAILANPRILILDEATSNLDSESEQLIQQSLGELMHTRTTFVIAHRLSTVTSADIIVVLDDGQIVESGTHEDLMQRRGPYHEMVTRQRDAMQSEAVLG from the coding sequence TTGACCCGTCCCCGTTCTTCCCGCTCACGCTTCGAGCGCTTCCGCCAGGCCTACCTTTCTGGCGACGTTAAGCAGTACACCCACGACAAGTCCGACGACCAGCAGCAGGGGCGCCCCGAGTCGGAGGAACGCCGCCGTTACATGCGCCAGTACTTGGCCTGGATCTGGCCCCACCGCGGGGCCGTCGGGCTGATGATGACGCTCGCCCTGATGGTGTCCGTGCTGGAGGTCGCCCAGCCGCTCTTCCTGCGCTACGTGGTCGACGACGTGCTGCTGAAGCAGGGGCTCACCACGGCCCAGCGCGGCATGATGCTCAACGTCGCCGGCCTGGTGCTGTTGTGTGTCGTCGTGCTCGACCGCGTGCTCGACATTTGGAAGAACTGCCAGACGCGGCTCTTGAACATGCGCGTGGTGATGTCGCTCCGCCGCGCGCTCTTCAGCCGGCTGCTCCACCTGCCGCTGGGACAGCTGACCGACATGAAGACGGGCGGCATCATCTCGCGGCTGTCGGGAGACATCGACCGCACGACCGGCCTGCTGCAGTTGGCCGTGATCTCCCCCGGCGTGTCGGCCGTGCGGCTGATGATTGCGATCGGCATCCTGCTGGCGATCAACTGGCGGCTGGCGCTGACCGCCATGGCGATCATCCCCCCCGCGCTTCTCATCAGCTTGTGGGTGGCCCGGCGGATCCGCCCCATCTACCGCTCGATGCGCAAAGAGAACTCGGAGATCGACGCCCGCGTGAGCGAGACCTTCGGCGGCATCCGCGTGGTGCGGAGCTTCCAACGCGAGGTCCGCGAGCTGAGCGAGTTCCTCACCGGCCGCCACACCATCGCCCGCAAGGAGCTGTTCGCCCACCGCCGCGAGATCGTGCTGTGGAGCAGTTGGGCGTTGCTGCTGGCCGGCGTGAACGTGGTGATCATCTGGTACGGCGGCTTCTTGCAGCTCGCGGGACGCGCCAGCGTGGGCGACATCATGGCGTTCCAGTGGTACACGTTCATGCTGCTCAATCCGGTCTGGCAGATCGTCAACTCGTTTTCGGAGCTGCAGCGGTCGCTGGCCGGCATGGAGCGCGTGTTCGAGGTGCTGGAGTCCCCCATCGACATGCCCGACCGTGAGGACGCCCGCGAGGCGCCCCGGCACGTCGACTCCATCCGTTTCGACCACGTCACGTTCGCCTACACCCAGGGGCAGCCCGTGCTCAGGGACTTCGACCTCGACGTCCCCGGCGGGAGCGTGGTGGCGCTGGTGGGGCGCAGCGGCGCCGGCAAGACCACCACCACCGACCTGCTGGCCCGCTTCCAAGACCCGACCGAGGGCCGCATCCTGCTAAACGGGTTCGACCTGCGCGACCTGAAGCTCGACTCGTACCGCAACCTGCTGGGAGTCGTCCAACAAGAAACTTTCTTGTTCGACGGCAGCGTGCGCGACAACATCGCCTACGGCCGCCCTCACGCCACCGACGAAGAAGTGCTCGACGCCGCCCGCCAGGCCAACGCCCACAGCTTCATCACCGAGCTGCCCGAGGGCTACGAGTCGATGATCGGTGAACGCGGCGTGAAGCTATCCGGGGGCCAGGCGCAGCGGCTGTCCATCGCCCGGGCGATCCTCGCCAACCCGCGGATCTTGATCCTCGACGAGGCGACCAGCAACCTCGACAGCGAGAGCGAGCAGCTCATCCAGCAGTCGCTGGGCGAGCTGATGCACACCCGCACCACGTTCGTCATCGCCCACCGGCTGTCGACCGTCACCTCGGCCGACATCATCGTGGTGCTGGACGACGGGCAGATCGTCGAATCAGGAACGCACGAGGACCTGATGCAACGCCGCGGCCCCTACCACGAGATGGTCACCCGCCAACGCGACGCGATGCAGAGCGAAGCGGTGCTGGGTTGA
- the gmk gene encoding guanylate kinase, whose protein sequence is MDQLRGKVVIVSGPSGVGKSTVVRGLLDRFDGRLRLSVSATTRPPRPGEQDGREYHFLSDAQFAAHHAAGEFLEAVEVFGRGHWYGTLRCEVDPRLAEGVWVLLEVDVEGAKRAKGVFQDAVSVFITPSSMEELERRLRDRGTETPDAISRRLAVAKRELAEAGDYQHQVINDRVEDAVDEISQILVENGINEPVSH, encoded by the coding sequence ATGGACCAGTTGCGTGGGAAGGTGGTGATCGTCTCGGGCCCCTCGGGGGTTGGCAAGTCTACGGTTGTGCGCGGCCTGCTGGACCGCTTCGACGGGCGGCTCCGGCTGAGCGTCTCTGCCACCACGCGCCCCCCCAGACCGGGGGAGCAGGACGGCCGCGAGTACCACTTCCTCAGCGACGCCCAGTTCGCCGCACACCACGCGGCGGGCGAGTTTCTGGAAGCGGTCGAGGTTTTCGGCCGCGGCCACTGGTACGGCACCCTCCGCTGCGAGGTGGACCCTAGGCTGGCCGAAGGGGTCTGGGTACTCTTAGAAGTTGATGTCGAAGGGGCCAAGCGGGCCAAAGGGGTCTTCCAGGACGCGGTTTCGGTGTTCATCACGCCGTCATCGATGGAGGAGCTTGAACGCCGCCTGAGAGACCGAGGCACCGAAACCCCCGACGCCATCAGCCGGCGACTGGCGGTCGCGAAACGCGAGTTGGCCGAGGCCGGAGACTATCAGCACCAAGTGATCAACGATCGAGTCGAAGACGCGGTTGACGAGATCTCGCAGATTTTAGTCGAGAACGGCATCAACGAGCCCGTGTCGCATTAG
- a CDS encoding phosphopantothenoylcysteine decarboxylase domain-containing protein, with protein sequence MPHTLITSGPTRQHLDPVRYLTNASSGQMGAALAAAALELGHKVTVVSGPVEVEYPNLCRVVPVVSTEEMLAAAAELFEDADGLIGAAAPCDYRPEVVASQKISKTGAPLELHLVETDDIVATLAARKGARWVVGFALETDDHRLRAIAKLERKHCDLIVSNGAEAMRSSHNSVEVLAPDGSTVGRFEGLKTDVARGILSVIDSRLCRPASR encoded by the coding sequence TTGCCCCACACGCTCATCACCTCCGGCCCGACGCGGCAGCACCTCGATCCGGTGCGCTACCTCACGAACGCCTCGAGCGGGCAGATGGGGGCGGCACTGGCCGCCGCGGCGTTAGAGCTCGGGCATAAAGTAACGGTCGTTTCGGGTCCGGTAGAGGTGGAGTACCCGAACCTCTGCCGGGTGGTGCCGGTCGTCTCTACCGAAGAGATGCTAGCGGCCGCGGCCGAGTTGTTCGAGGACGCCGACGGGCTGATCGGCGCCGCGGCGCCCTGCGATTACCGGCCAGAAGTGGTTGCTAGCCAGAAGATCTCGAAAACCGGGGCCCCGCTGGAGCTCCACCTGGTGGAGACCGACGACATCGTGGCCACGCTGGCCGCCCGCAAGGGCGCCCGCTGGGTCGTGGGTTTTGCCCTAGAGACGGACGACCACCGCCTGCGGGCCATCGCCAAGCTGGAACGCAAGCACTGCGACCTGATCGTGTCCAACGGCGCCGAGGCGATGCGTTCTTCGCACAACTCGGTCGAAGTGCTGGCGCCGGACGGCTCGACGGTCGGCCGATTCGAGGGGCTGAAGACGGACGTCGCCCGGGGCATCCTGTCGGTGATCGACAGCCGGTTGTGCCGCCCGGCGTCGCGGTAG
- a CDS encoding TraR/DksA C4-type zinc finger protein yields MLSKTFHCDACGWRGVEGSAGVANRLRAVGQLKREKHPHDELLEQLLPAASQKLVCAECGAVGLRVAQGEESEEEDADDWQAAVLCEGCRKPIPPERLEALPDTRRCVACQAVSESDPESEWEPEFCPRCGALVELRVSSAGGLTRYRRYCTGGCRSVAGGAW; encoded by the coding sequence ATGCTGTCGAAGACCTTCCATTGCGACGCGTGCGGCTGGCGGGGCGTCGAGGGCTCGGCGGGCGTCGCCAACCGGCTCCGAGCGGTGGGGCAGCTCAAACGCGAGAAGCACCCGCACGACGAGCTGTTGGAGCAGCTCCTGCCGGCCGCCTCCCAGAAGCTGGTCTGCGCCGAGTGTGGCGCCGTGGGGCTCCGAGTCGCCCAGGGGGAGGAATCTGAGGAAGAGGACGCCGACGACTGGCAGGCCGCCGTGCTCTGCGAGGGGTGCCGCAAGCCGATCCCCCCCGAGCGGCTCGAGGCGCTCCCCGACACACGCCGCTGCGTCGCCTGCCAGGCGGTTTCAGAGTCCGACCCCGAGAGCGAATGGGAGCCCGAGTTCTGCCCCCGCTGCGGCGCCCTGGTCGAGCTGCGGGTGAGCAGCGCCGGCGGACTGACGCGGTACAGGCGGTATTGCACGGGTGGGTGCCGATCCGTTGCGGGCGGGGCATGGTAG
- the argJ gene encoding bifunctional glutamate N-acetyltransferase/amino-acid acetyltransferase ArgJ has protein sequence MDVHFPKGFRGAAVYCGVKSNTQSLDLTLIESDRPAVATGVYTRNLVCAAPVLLDRQRTPSQNIRVLAVNSGCANACTGQRGLEDAERMAACAAEACGADPTQALVMSTGVIGQHLPMAKIERGIADAAARLADGPEALVDSARGMMTTDTVPKVRGRVVTLDGAEVRVTGIAKGAAMIGPNMGTMLAAVMTDARIGVDDARTALREAVDESFHCISVDGHTSTNDTVLLLANGAAMAGSDAPLSEKARKAFMATVLEVCEDLAQSIPADGEGATHLITVEVHGCRTKSEAVRIAKTIADSPLVKTAIAGADPNWGRIVSAAGYAGVEFDPSHVALLINGLLMYEHGAPVPFDEKTVSDSIAGSRDTGVVLLLGEGQASARFWTTDLTAEYVRLNADYRT, from the coding sequence ATGGACGTCCATTTCCCGAAAGGCTTCCGCGGCGCCGCCGTCTACTGCGGCGTGAAAAGCAACACGCAGAGCCTCGACCTGACGCTGATCGAGTCGGACCGCCCCGCGGTGGCGACCGGCGTTTACACACGCAACCTGGTGTGCGCCGCGCCGGTGCTGCTGGACCGCCAGCGGACTCCCAGCCAGAACATCCGCGTGCTGGCCGTGAACTCGGGCTGCGCCAACGCGTGTACCGGCCAGCGTGGTCTGGAAGACGCCGAGCGGATGGCCGCCTGCGCCGCCGAGGCGTGCGGGGCCGACCCCACGCAGGCGTTGGTGATGAGCACCGGCGTCATCGGCCAGCACCTGCCGATGGCTAAGATCGAACGCGGCATCGCCGACGCCGCGGCCCGGCTCGCCGACGGCCCCGAAGCGCTCGTCGACTCTGCCCGCGGGATGATGACCACCGACACGGTCCCAAAGGTCCGCGGGCGGGTGGTGACCCTGGACGGCGCCGAGGTGCGCGTCACCGGCATCGCCAAGGGCGCCGCGATGATCGGGCCCAACATGGGGACCATGCTCGCCGCGGTGATGACCGACGCACGCATCGGGGTCGACGACGCCCGCACCGCGCTCCGCGAGGCCGTGGACGAGTCGTTCCACTGCATCAGCGTCGACGGCCACACCAGCACCAACGACACGGTGCTGCTGCTGGCCAACGGGGCCGCCATGGCGGGGAGCGACGCGCCGCTATCGGAGAAGGCCCGCAAGGCGTTCATGGCGACGGTGCTGGAGGTGTGCGAGGACCTGGCCCAGAGCATCCCGGCCGACGGCGAGGGCGCCACCCACCTGATCACCGTTGAGGTGCACGGCTGCCGGACCAAGAGCGAGGCGGTGCGCATCGCCAAGACCATCGCCGACAGCCCGCTGGTGAAGACCGCTATCGCCGGCGCCGACCCCAACTGGGGCCGCATCGTCTCGGCCGCCGGCTACGCGGGGGTCGAGTTCGACCCGTCGCACGTCGCGCTGCTGATCAACGGGCTCTTGATGTACGAGCACGGCGCCCCCGTGCCGTTCGACGAGAAGACCGTGTCCGACTCGATCGCCGGCAGCCGCGACACCGGCGTCGTGCTGCTGTTGGGCGAGGGCCAGGCGTCGGCCCGATTCTGGACCACCGACCTCACGGCCGAGTACGTCCGTTTGAACGCCGACTACCGCACCTAA
- the secG gene encoding preprotein translocase subunit SecG, with the protein MVYLLQILLSVTAIFLILLVLVQRGRGGGLAGALGGPGGSSAFGAKAGDTFTRITIYAAAFWILLCIGAAYWAGHQGDPLLGGADVLHAPAGKADSEADTGEAEAGEAEAGEAEAGEADEAGGATDAAADALRPAGQDALTDETPADEPAPGS; encoded by the coding sequence ATGGTCTATCTGCTACAGATCCTCCTCTCTGTAACCGCCATCTTCTTGATCCTGCTGGTGCTGGTCCAGCGAGGTCGTGGGGGCGGTTTGGCGGGCGCCCTTGGGGGCCCCGGCGGATCGAGCGCGTTCGGCGCCAAGGCCGGCGACACCTTCACGCGGATCACCATCTACGCCGCTGCGTTCTGGATCCTGCTGTGCATCGGCGCCGCCTATTGGGCCGGGCACCAGGGCGACCCGCTGTTGGGGGGCGCCGATGTACTGCATGCCCCGGCCGGGAAAGCCGACTCGGAAGCTGATACAGGCGAAGCTGAAGCAGGCGAAGCTGAAGCGGGCGAAGCTGAAGCGGGCGAAGCCGATGAAGCGGGCGGCGCGACAGACGCCGCCGCAGACGCGCTCCGGCCAGCCGGCCAAGACGCTCTGACCGACGAAACGCCGGCCGATGAGCCCGCCCCCGGTTCTTGA
- a CDS encoding type II toxin-antitoxin system RelE/ParE family toxin: MSYQVRVLLLAQYDVEEIFDYLRSRSPEGAASWYRAWRSMLLRVAENPFAFGFAPENGRRSYELRQSMFKTPQGRRYRAVFSVLEKEVRIIRVRSPGQRPMRAGEMPLSP, from the coding sequence ATGAGCTACCAGGTCCGTGTCCTGCTCCTGGCTCAGTACGATGTGGAGGAGATTTTCGACTATCTGAGGTCGCGGTCTCCCGAGGGAGCGGCGTCCTGGTATCGGGCGTGGCGGTCGATGCTGCTGCGTGTTGCCGAGAATCCGTTCGCGTTTGGGTTTGCCCCTGAGAACGGCCGGCGATCGTACGAGCTCCGGCAGAGTATGTTCAAGACGCCGCAGGGCCGAAGGTATCGGGCCGTGTTCTCAGTCCTGGAAAAGGAAGTCCGAATCATCCGCGTGCGTAGCCCGGGGCAACGCCCGATGCGAGCCGGCGAGATGCCACTCTCTCCATAG
- the tpiA gene encoding triose-phosphate isomerase encodes MRRPLIAGNWKMNTDRASAVALAKAVAEKSGPAKHVDLLVCPPAVYLASVAEALSGTPVALGAQNVYFEDNGAFTGETSTSMLTDLGVEFVILGHSERRHVLGETDADVAKKTLKALDAGLAPIVCVGELLEEREAGRTAEVIASQFEGSLAGVSEDQMASVVIAYEPVWAIGTGKVASPEQAEEVHADLRRLLSERYSPALAEKVRILYGGSVKPGNAAELIGQPNIDGALVGGASLKADDFLGIATAAPAAE; translated from the coding sequence ATGCGTAGACCCCTGATTGCCGGCAACTGGAAGATGAACACCGACCGCGCCAGCGCCGTGGCGCTGGCCAAAGCGGTAGCCGAGAAGTCGGGCCCGGCCAAGCATGTAGACCTGCTCGTCTGCCCCCCCGCGGTCTACCTGGCGTCGGTCGCCGAGGCCCTATCTGGGACCCCCGTGGCGCTGGGGGCCCAAAACGTCTACTTCGAAGACAACGGGGCGTTTACCGGCGAGACCAGCACCTCGATGCTGACCGACCTGGGGGTCGAGTTCGTCATCCTGGGTCACAGCGAGCGCCGGCACGTGCTGGGCGAGACCGACGCCGACGTGGCGAAAAAGACGCTCAAAGCCTTGGACGCCGGCCTGGCGCCGATCGTTTGCGTGGGCGAACTGCTGGAAGAACGCGAGGCGGGGCGTACCGCCGAGGTGATCGCTAGCCAGTTCGAAGGCTCGCTGGCCGGCGTCAGCGAAGACCAGATGGCCAGCGTCGTGATCGCCTACGAGCCGGTCTGGGCCATCGGCACCGGCAAGGTCGCCAGCCCCGAGCAGGCCGAAGAGGTGCACGCCGACCTTCGCAGGCTCCTCTCGGAACGCTATAGTCCTGCATTGGCCGAGAAGGTTCGCATCCTCTACGGCGGTTCGGTCAAGCCGGGGAACGCCGCGGAACTGATCGGGCAGCCGAACATCGATGGGGCCCTGGTCGGGGGCGCCAGCCTGAAAGCGGACGATTTTCTCGGCATTGCCACGGCGGCGCCGGCGGCTGAGTAG
- the argC gene encoding N-acetyl-gamma-glutamyl-phosphate reductase, translating to MVRAAIYGASGYTGLELLRLLARHPGVEVTALVTRQDDLPRLTDVHPSLAGRFDLPLENLSTQEVAERADVAFTALPHGASAATVSPLLEAGLKVIDLSADYRLKDPAVYAKWYALEHVDPARLDSAVYGLPELYRDRIREASLVANPGCYPTSAILALAPLLKANLIDPQGVVIDSKSGVSGAGRSPKPNFHFPECNESFSAYSVGVHRHMPEIDQVLSDASGKTLEVVFTPHLVPMDRGILSTCYATPASGATAERLQAALAEFYAHEPFVHVGDRLPGTKDVAMTNNCSIAVRMVRGRAIVVSVIDNLIKGASGAAVQNFNLMHGFAETTALI from the coding sequence ATGGTTCGAGCCGCGATCTACGGAGCTTCTGGGTACACCGGCCTCGAGCTGCTGCGGCTGCTCGCCAGGCACCCCGGCGTGGAAGTCACGGCCTTGGTGACCCGTCAGGACGACCTCCCCCGGCTTACCGACGTGCACCCCTCGCTGGCCGGTCGCTTCGACCTGCCGCTGGAGAACCTTTCGACGCAGGAGGTCGCCGAGCGGGCCGACGTAGCATTCACCGCGCTGCCGCACGGCGCGAGCGCCGCGACCGTGTCGCCGCTGCTCGAGGCGGGGCTCAAGGTGATCGACCTGAGCGCCGACTACCGCCTCAAAGACCCCGCGGTGTACGCCAAGTGGTACGCCCTGGAGCACGTCGACCCGGCGCGGCTCGACAGCGCCGTGTACGGGCTGCCGGAGCTGTACCGCGATCGCATCCGCGAGGCGTCGCTGGTCGCCAACCCCGGTTGCTACCCAACGTCGGCTATCCTGGCGCTGGCCCCGCTGCTCAAGGCGAACCTGATCGACCCGCAGGGGGTCGTGATCGACAGCAAGAGCGGGGTTAGCGGCGCGGGTCGGTCTCCGAAACCCAACTTCCACTTCCCGGAGTGCAACGAGAGTTTCTCCGCGTACAGCGTCGGCGTCCACAGGCACATGCCGGAGATCGATCAGGTGCTCTCCGACGCGTCGGGGAAGACGCTGGAGGTTGTCTTCACGCCGCACCTCGTGCCGATGGACCGCGGCATCCTCAGCACCTGCTACGCAACGCCGGCGAGCGGCGCCACGGCCGAGCGGCTGCAAGCGGCGCTGGCCGAGTTCTACGCCCACGAGCCGTTCGTCCATGTGGGCGATCGGCTCCCCGGCACGAAAGACGTTGCGATGACCAACAACTGCTCGATCGCCGTGCGGATGGTCCGCGGGCGGGCGATCGTGGTGAGCGTGATCGACAACCTAATCAAGGGCGCCTCGGGCGCGGCGGTGCAGAACTTCAACCTCATGCATGGTTTCGCGGAAACCACGGCCCTTATTTAG
- a CDS encoding flavoprotein → MPAEVVIGVCGGVSAYKTAAVVSRLAQDGYGVSVVMTRAARRFVGPATFAALSGRRVVQGLFDQADHPLGPHIELARSADLLCIAPATAGLLSQAAAGAADDLLSTLLLSFTGPILLAPAMNVEMWQKAAVQRNVERVREDGLHIISPGRGWQSCREVGPGRMAEPDEIVAAIQAAIRGKT, encoded by the coding sequence ATGCCAGCTGAAGTCGTCATCGGCGTCTGCGGCGGGGTGTCTGCCTACAAGACCGCGGCCGTGGTGAGCCGGCTCGCCCAGGACGGCTACGGCGTGTCGGTAGTCATGACCCGGGCGGCCCGCCGCTTTGTCGGCCCGGCCACGTTCGCCGCGCTCAGCGGCCGACGCGTGGTGCAGGGGCTGTTCGACCAGGCCGACCACCCGCTGGGCCCGCACATCGAGCTGGCCCGCTCAGCCGACCTGCTGTGCATCGCCCCCGCCACGGCCGGCCTGCTCTCGCAAGCCGCGGCCGGCGCCGCCGACGACTTGCTCAGCACGCTGCTGCTCTCCTTCACCGGCCCGATCTTGCTGGCGCCGGCGATGAACGTTGAGATGTGGCAGAAAGCCGCCGTGCAGCGGAACGTAGAACGCGTACGCGAAGACGGCCTGCACATCATCTCCCCCGGCCGGGGCTGGCAGAGCTGCCGCGAGGTAGGCCCCGGGCGGATGGCGGAGCCCGACGAAATCGTGGCGGCGATCCAGGCGGCCATCCGCGGCAAAACCTAG
- a CDS encoding DNA-directed RNA polymerase subunit omega: MIDALKEEEIVNKVGGRFKLSTLIQKRLVALNAGARPLVDLETKEKMEIVVEEILRNKIYLDSSNELKITGSSPSVGGPIDFDLDSL; the protein is encoded by the coding sequence ATGATCGACGCGTTGAAGGAAGAAGAGATCGTCAACAAGGTTGGCGGGCGTTTCAAGCTCTCTACGTTGATCCAGAAGCGGCTGGTGGCGCTCAACGCCGGCGCGCGGCCCCTGGTCGACCTGGAGACCAAGGAAAAGATGGAGATCGTTGTCGAGGAGATCCTCCGCAACAAGATCTACCTCGATTCTTCCAACGAGCTGAAGATCACCGGCAGCTCGCCGAGCGTCGGCGGCCCGATCGACTTCGACCTCGACAGCCTTTGA
- a CDS encoding YicC/YloC family endoribonuclease yields MLVSMTGFGEAHSQGGPLEIAAEVRTINSRHLKVSLRCPEVYNSLEPLIESLVRGQFRRGTVQVNLRVLRATAADDYCINRGVLESYYKQIEAIVAAHRSDDVPMHALLTLPGVIEEHKTRVEDPQADWPQIEPIVRKACEAASQMRLAEGRALADDLMSQCESIDRCLQSIATRAPKLGDDYRQRLTARIDRALAGMDISLQPTDVIREVAIFCDRSDISEEAVRLRSHLEQFESTVKKAEGGGRKLEFITQEMGREVNTIGSKANDTEISANVVDMKTALERIREQIQNVE; encoded by the coding sequence TTGCTCGTCAGCATGACCGGATTCGGCGAGGCCCATAGCCAAGGGGGCCCGCTGGAGATCGCCGCCGAGGTGCGGACCATCAACAGCCGACACCTCAAGGTGTCGTTGCGCTGTCCCGAGGTCTACAACTCGCTCGAACCGCTTATCGAGTCGTTGGTGCGCGGTCAGTTCCGCCGCGGCACGGTGCAGGTGAACCTGCGGGTGCTGCGCGCCACTGCGGCCGACGATTACTGCATCAACCGGGGCGTCCTCGAGAGCTACTACAAGCAGATCGAGGCGATTGTCGCCGCCCACCGATCGGACGACGTGCCGATGCACGCCCTGCTGACCCTCCCCGGGGTGATCGAAGAGCACAAGACGCGTGTCGAAGACCCCCAGGCCGATTGGCCCCAGATCGAGCCGATCGTACGCAAGGCCTGCGAGGCCGCCAGCCAGATGCGTCTGGCCGAGGGACGCGCCCTGGCGGACGACCTGATGAGCCAATGCGAGTCGATCGACCGCTGCCTGCAGAGCATCGCCACCCGCGCGCCGAAGCTGGGCGACGACTACCGCCAACGCCTTACCGCCCGGATCGACCGCGCGCTGGCCGGGATGGACATCTCCTTGCAGCCGACGGACGTGATCCGCGAGGTCGCGATCTTTTGCGACCGCAGCGACATCAGCGAAGAAGCGGTCCGCCTCCGCAGCCACCTGGAGCAGTTTGAGAGCACGGTCAAGAAGGCCGAAGGGGGCGGGCGGAAGCTAGAGTTCATCACCCAAGAGATGGGCCGCGAGGTGAACACGATCGGCTCGAAGGCCAACGACACCGAGATCTCGGCGAACGTGGTCGACATGAAGACCGCGCTGGAGCGGATCCGAGAGCAGATCCAGAACGTTGAGTGA